In a genomic window of Diadema setosum chromosome 3, eeDiaSeto1, whole genome shotgun sequence:
- the LOC140247060 gene encoding histone H3, embryonic codes for MARTKQTARKSTGGKAPRKQLATKAARKSAPATGGVKKPHRYRPGTVALREIRRYQKSTELLIRKLPFQRLVREIAQDFKTELRFQSSAVMALQEASEAYLVGLFEDTNLCAIHAKRVTIMPKDIQLARRIRGERA; via the coding sequence GCACCAAGCAGACGGCTCGCAAGTCGACTGGAGGCAAGGCTCCTCGCAAGCAACTGGCTACGAAGGCTGCTCGCAAGAGTGCCCCCGCCACCGGAGGAGTGAAGAAACCTCATCGCTATAGGCCCGGCACAGTCGCACTTCGTGAGATTCGCCGCTACCAGAAGAGCACCGAACTTCTCATCCGCAAACTCCCCTTCCAGCGACTTGTTCGTGAGATTGCTCAGGATTTCAAGACCGAGCTGCGCTTCCAAAGTTCTGCTGTCATGGCCCTCCAAGAAGCGAGCGAGGCTTATCTCGTCGGTCTGTTCGAAGACACCAACCTGTGCGCCATCCACGCCAAGCGGGTTACCATCATGCCCAAGGACATTCAGCTGGCCCGTCGCATCCGGGGAGAGAGGGCGTAG